One region of Daphnia pulicaria isolate SC F1-1A chromosome 7, SC_F0-13Bv2, whole genome shotgun sequence genomic DNA includes:
- the LOC124349654 gene encoding gamma-aminobutyric acid receptor subunit beta-like, translating into MNNSSTLMAVLIFLILAILDPQLRLISQSSCQASPSSIQNNVTAILDKLQRGYDKRVRPNYGGPPVEVGVTMFIISISSVSEVQMDFTTDFYFRQYWKDPRLAFDRLPGVERIMVSTEYLKNIWVPDTFFANEKSSYLHMATTSNEFLRITHLGEINRSIRLTITASCPMNLQYFPMDRQLCSIEIESFGFAMSEITYHWLGGKKAVDVSPDVQLPQFHVLGYRQGYRVEMLTTGNYSRMSLEIQFVRSMGYYLIQIYIPSGLIVIISWVSFWLNRQATPARVSLGVTTVLTMTTLMSSTNAALPKISYVKSIDIFLGTCFVMVFASLLEYATVGYVEKRIRLRKTQYQMMQKLVESRKKTVTVALDSAEMEHAPRQTEVRFLMGPHGKAMPIHETSSSGQQHPMMPPSAVGCQAMVNNSSGGGAMIINGPRIDEEATAVMIPPGKDLNKLYGFTPSDIDKYSRVVFPVCFICFNLMYWIIYLHISDVVADDLEFINRG; encoded by the exons TTCGATCCAGAACAACGTGACGGCCATTCTGGACAAGCTGCAGCGCGGCTACGACAAACGCGTCCGACCTAATTACGGTG GGCCACCGGTCGAAGTCGGCGTCACAATGTTCATCATCTCCATCAGCTCCGTCTCTGAAGTTCAAATG GATTTCACGACGGATTTCTACTTCCGCCAGTACTGGAAGGACCCCCGCTTAGCGTTTGATCGTCTGCCGGGCGTGGAGAGGATCATGGTGAGCACGGAATACCTGAAAAACATTTGGGTGCCGGACACGTTTTTCGCCAACGAGAAATCCAGTTACCTGCACATGGCGACGACGTCCAACGAGTTTCTGCGCATCACCCATCTCGGTGAAATCAATCGAAGCATCAg GTTGACAATCACGGCCTCCTGTCCGATGAATCTCCAATACTTTCCAATGGACCGTCAGTTATGTTCCATCGAGATTGAAAGTT TTGGATTCGCCATGTCTGAAATCACTTACCACTGGCTGGGTGGTAAGAAGGCGGTGGACGTTTCACCTGACGTCCAGCTGCCGCAGTTTCACGTGCTGGGCTATCGGCAGGGTTACCGAGTCGAGATGTTAACCACAG GCAACTATTCGCGAATGTCGCTGGAGATCCAGTTCGTGCGCTCGATGGGCTACTACCTGATCCAGATTTACATTCCGTCCGGTCTGATTGTCATCATCTCGTGGGTTTCCTTCTGGCTCAACAGGCAAGCCACGCCGGCTCGGGTTTCACTTGGCGTCACCACCGTCCTGACCATGACGACGCTCATGTCCTCCACCAACGCTGCCTTGCCAAAGATCTCCTACGTCAAGTCCATCGACATCTTCCTCGGCACCTGTTTCGTCATGGTCTTTGCTTCTCTCCTCG AGTACGCAACGGTGGGCTACGTGGAGAAGCGGATCCGGCTGCGCAAGACCCAATACCAAATGATGCAAAAGTTggtggagagtcggaaaaagaCGGTGACGGTGGCCTTAGACTCTGCGGAGATGGAACACGCTCCCAGACAGACG GAGGTGCGATTCCTGATGGGTCCGCACGGGAAGGCGATGCCGATCCACGAGACGTCGTCGTCTGGCCAACAGCACCCGATGATGCCGCCGTCTGCCGTCGGCTGCCAGGCGATggtcaacaacagcagcggcggcggcgccaTGATCATCAACGGTCCGAGGATCGACGAGGAGGCGACGGCCGTCATGATCCCGCCGGGCAAGGATCTCAACAAACTCTACGGTTTCACGCCGTCCGACATTGACAAGTACTCGCGGGTCGTCTTCCCCGTCTGCTTCATCTGCTTCAATCTCATGTACTGGATCATCTACTTGCATATCTCCGACGTCGTGGCAGACGATCTCGAATTCATCAACCGCGGTTGA